From one Anticarsia gemmatalis isolate Benzon Research Colony breed Stoneville strain chromosome 20, ilAntGemm2 primary, whole genome shotgun sequence genomic stretch:
- the LOC142981621 gene encoding uncharacterized protein LOC142981621, which produces MLYPTLLLASLALVSCDVSHLQGQYEEHETTPAPPPKPYVFSYTAGRYPGHTDRQHTEVSDGSGVVKGSFSYVDPRQKVRTVEYVADKEGFHPVLSDEPPEHPADSESVAKAKDRHYQLYAKIAEDHAQHPYPDAQAANAPRESAAVAAARAKHAQLFRVIAEQHARIAAEREALLREEEEKQHLQELGQ; this is translated from the exons ATGCTGTACCCCACGCTACTCCTGGCGTCTCTGGCGCTGGTCAGCTGCGACGTGTCCCACCTGCAGGGCCAGTACGAGGAGCACGAGAccacgcccgcgccgccgccgaaGCCCTACGTGTTCTCCTACACGGCTGGACGGTATCCCGGACATACGGACAGACAGCACACTGAAGTTAGCGATGGCAGTGGGGTGGTTAAAG GTTCATTCTCATACGTAGACCCTCGCCAGAAAGTCCGCACGGTGGAGTACGTGGCGGACAAGGAGGGCTTCCACCCGGTGCTGAGTGACGAGCCTCCGGAGCACCCCGCTGACTCCGAGTCAGTCGCCAAGGCCAAGGACAGGCACTACCAGCTGTACGCCAAGATCGCTGAAGACCACGCACAACACCCTTATCCTGATG CGCAAGCAGCTAACGCACCCCGTGAATCCGCCGCCGTAGCAGCAGCGAGAGCAAAACACGCGCAACTCTTCAGAGTGATCGCTGAACAGCACGCCAGGATCGCAGCCGAGAGGGAAGCACTCCTCAGGGAGGAGGAGGAGAAGCAGCACCTACAGGAACTGGGACAGTAG
- the LOC142981670 gene encoding clavesin-1-like — protein sequence MNGIVKPITIEREYEKNPDISPEDIRKLREWLKTQPHLPGEHLTDVDLLIVYHCCDKSMEVSKQVMDLHYTLRTMFTQFFKDRCFDKKADFSMNTVLYAPLPTKTLQGDRAVYLRLLDPDPKNFYFVEAVRAFMMMFDMWQYEEGTFQGFVMMIDMDSTSLSHVTRLDIMAVKKVLYFLQECMLTKLKGLHFLSAPYFMDKLMMLLKPFLTKQLMDMLHIHQVGSDSIYSIVPKEAFPKEEGGSYKDHNTIRDELIHRMQANSTFLREENRRRVNEALRPGGKPSQVEKEFGMQGSFKKLDID from the exons ATGAACGGTATAGTGAAGCCGATCACGATAGAGCGGGAGTACGAGAAGAACCCGGACATATCTCCCGAAGACATCAGGAAGCTGAGGGAATGGCTCAAGACACAACCTCACCTCCCTGGGGAACACCTTACAG ATGTAGACCTGCTGATCGTGTACCACTGCTGTGACAAAAGCATGGAGGTGTCCAAACAAGTGATGGATCTACACTACACGCTCCGGACGATGTTCACACAGTTCTTCAAGGACCGCTGCTTTGATAAGAAGGCTGACTTTTCTATGAATACAGT ATTATACGCGCCTCTCCCTACAAAGACCCTGCAAGGTGACCGTGCGGTGTACCTCAGACTGCTGGACCCAGACCCGAAGAACTTTTACTTCGTAGAAGCCGTGAGAGCCTTCATGATGATGTTCGATATGTGGCAGTATGAAGAGGGCACCTTTCAAGG GTTTGTTATGATGATAGACATGGACTCAACATCACTGAGTCACGTGACGCGACTGGACATCATGGCTGTCAAGAAAGTATTATATTTCCTACAG GAATGCATGTTAACAAAACTAAAAGGCCTGCACTTCCTGAGCGCTCCATACTTCATGGACAAGTTGATGATGCTGCTGAAGCCGTTCCTCACGAAGCAGCTCATGGACATGCTGCACATCCACCAGGTCGGCTCCGACTCCATCTACAGCATCGTGCCTAAAGAGGCCTTCCCTAAGGAGGAGGGAGGCTCATATAAGGACCATAATACTATCAGAG ACGAGCTGATCCACCGCATGCAAGCAAACAGCACCTTCCTCCGCGAGGAGAACAGGCGGCGAGTGAACGAGGCCCTCCGGCCCGGAGGTAAACCCTCACAAGTCGAGAAGGAGTTCGGAATGCAGGGCAGCTTCAAGAAACTCGATATAGATTAA